A region of Drosophila mauritiana strain mau12 chromosome 3L, ASM438214v1, whole genome shotgun sequence DNA encodes the following proteins:
- the LOC117141661 gene encoding P protein, with amino-acid sequence MKFLSDIFRVADLSQIDGVRQAWPSSHQSSIPRRLRMPEQPEPNYLDEPETISVGRFVFKIIKISALLLIWAFFTYILVRNATTPDLTSVVTVLPNETVLRRLSVPHDATEITLKGPIDVQLQKHQSVIMETPHVGVRVEWRDSELNTTFWSSDMWIVYLVEQSETFTKTSKTVEISEVTNAQAVISLESRSEEPVSLLMVVSVYPLVTENGVLYATLLLIGLYILIVFELTDRTFAALMMATTGIAILTALGNRPTLETIISWIDFETLILLLGMMILVAIMSETGVFDWMAVLAYRISKGNPWPMLLLLSSITAIMSCMLDNVTMLLLMAPIAIRLCEAMAVQTPLVLIVVVMYSNIGGTLTPVGDPPNVIIATNAEVVAAGVDFLDFTIHMLPGVVMAAVVGYAVMYVTMRNSLFKLEDQQLELAAERENTRRRSSADITARAEEMRRRQPTGRQLLKPAENYFQTLAHLEAHHRIRDKTLLIKCLFTLCFVIIFFLLHSLPFMHGATLGWVAILAAFLLLILAKMNDIEAILDQVEWSALLFLAALFVLTEAVDKLGFIRWLCDLTVKVIMSVEEHYQTTVAILIIIWLSAILSAFVGNVPVTTMLLRLNIELHRNDAISVPLTPLIWALSYGACFGGNGTLIGASANVVAAAIAHQYGYKISFVQFFIYGFPMMLTSIFLATVYLLIAHSLFTWHKT; translated from the coding sequence ATGAAATTCCTGAGTGATATTTTTCGTGTAGCAGATTTGAGCCAAATAGACGGAGTGCGCCAGGCATGGCCTTCGTCGCACCAATCGAGCATTCCCCGTAGACTACGGATGCCTGAACAACCTGAACCGAACTACTTGGATGAGCCGGAGACAATCTCCGTTGGGCGATTCGTCTTCAAGATCATTAAGATAAGTGCGCTGCTGCTGATTTGGGCTTTCTTTACTTACATTCTGGTTCGGAACGCCACCACGCCGGACTTGACATCGGTGGTCACTGTGTTGCCCAACGAGACTGTGCTCCGCCGGCTGTCCGTGCCCCATGATGCGACTGAGATAACGCTGAAGGGTCCCATCGATGTGCAATTGCAGAAGCATCAAAGCGTGATCATGGAGACGCCCCATGTGGGTGTCCGCGTGGAGTGGCGGGATTCGGAATTGAACACCACATTCTGGAGCTCGGATATGTGGATTGTCTATCTGGTCGAGCAGAGTGAGACTTTCACGAAGACGTCCAAAACCGTTGAGATCTCGGAGGTTACTAATGCCCAGGCGGTGATTTCGCTGGAGAGCAGAAGCGAGGAGCCGGTgtcgctgctgatggtggtatCGGTGTATCCTTTGGTAACGGAAAATGGTGTTCTCTATGCCACTCTGCTGCTGATCGGTTTGTATATACTGATCGTCTTCGAGCTTACGGATCGTACATTCGCTGCTCTTATGATGGCCACCACTGGGATAGCGATTCTAACGGCGCTGGGAAATCGACCGACTCTGGAAACAATAATCTCCTGGATTGATTTCGAAACTCTGATACTGCTCCTCGGTATGATGATACTTGTGGCCATAATGTCCGAGACGGGTGTATTTGACTGGATGGCTGTGTTGGCGTACCGAATATCCAAGGGTAATCCCTGGCCAATGCTCCTGCTGCTCAGCTCAATTACCGCCATCATGTCCTGCATGCTCGATAATGTGACCATGCTGCTTCTGATGGCGCCCATTGCGATCCGTTTGTGCGAAGCCATGGCCGTCCAGACGCCACTTGTCCTGATAGTGGTGGTGATGTACTCAAATATCGGTGGCACCCTCACTCCAGTGGGAGATCCACCCAATGTGATTATTGCCACCAACGCGGAGGTGGTCGCCGCCGGAGTGGATTTCCTCGATTTCACCATTCACATGTTGCCTGGCGTTGTAATGGCGGCTGTAGTGGGCTATGCTGTCATGTATGTGACCATGAGGAACTCTTTGTTTAAACTGGAGGATCAACAACTTGAGCTGGCAGCTGAGCGGGAGAACACTAGACGGCGATCGAGTGCGGATATTACGGCTCGGGCAGAAGAAATGCGCAGACGACAGCCGACGGGACGTCAGTTACTGAAGCCGGCCGAAAACTATTTTCAGACCCTGGCCCATTTGGAGGCACATCATCGCATCCGGGACAAGACGCTGCTGATCAAGTGCCTCTTCACGCTGTGCTTTGTGATCATCTTTTTTCTGTTGCACTCGCTGCCCTTTATGCATGGTGCCACATTGGGTTGGGTGGCAATTTTGGCCGCCTTCCTGCTCCTCATTCTGGCCAAGATGAACGACATCGAAGCGATACTTGACCAGGTCGAATGGTCAGCGCTGCTCTTTCTGGCCGCTCTATTCGTGCTCACTGAGGCGGTGGATAAATTGGGCTTCATTCGCTGGCTGTGCGACCTCACAGTCAAGGTGATCATGAGCGTCGAGGAACATTATCAGACGACAGTGGCCATCCTGATAATCATCTGGCTGTCCGCCATCCTGTCGGCCTTTGTCGGCAATGTCCCGGTGACCACGATGCTGCTGAGACTGAACATTGAGTTGCACCGCAACGATGCCATCAGCGTTCCATTGACGCCCCTCATTTGGGCCTTGTCATACGGCGCCTGTTTCGGTGGTAATGGCACCCTGATCGGAGCTTCGGCCAATGTTGTTGCAGCGGCAATCGCCCACCAGTATGGCTATAAGATCTCCTTTGTGCAGTTCTTCATCTACGGCTTTCCCATGATGCTGACCAGTATTTTTCTCGCAACGGTTTACCTGCTCATCGCGCACTCGCTATTCACGTGGCACAAGACGTAG
- the LOC117142102 gene encoding protein Exd1 homolog encodes MNESDGNDSFSSALDSLPEIICFPFCKRELENLEKQLDRIVLINQVDTTYHRALKDIKDQEIISLLVEPSFYGRHHPTSILVVATGNGTYIFDIKALGLIFLELAKILEADQPRKVIHYSHRIADHLLHRHRISLGGIFDTFVALCLISETRIPYTLPEAITLVFGLPMEKVTEACESQRNFTARPLTHSQMRYLAKMVQLQHIMHDRLNYSHIFCAEVHRISLEFSHSYYGLRSCDVAINMAPASSFGFQLLDSFCKKTDKELEEI; translated from the coding sequence ATGAACGAGAGCGATGGAAACGACAGCTTTAGCTCTGCTCTGGACAGTCTCCCGGAAATCATTTGTTTCCCTTTCTGTAAAAGAGAACTGGAAAACCTGGAGAAGCAACTGGATCGAATTGTTTTGATAAACCAGGTGGATACTACATACCACAGGGCATTAAAGGACATAAAGGATCAGGAGATCATATCGCTGCTGGTGGAGCCCAGTTTTTACGGACGACATCACCCCACGTCTATTTTGGTGGTAGCCACGGGCAATGGAACGTACATTTTCGACATCAAGGCCCTTGGCTTGATATTTCTGGAACTGGCCAAGATTCTGGAGGCGGATCAGCCGCGCAAGGTAATCCACTACAGTCACCGGATCGCCGATCATCTGTTGCATAGGCACCGCATCTCATTGGGAGGAATCTTTGATACTTTTGTGGCTCTATGCCTGATCAGCGAGACAAGAATTCCGTACACCTTGCCAGAGGCTATTACTCTCGTCTTCGGACTACCCATGGAGAAGGTGACTGAAGCCTGTGAGTCGCAGCGGAACTTCACTGCTCGTCCACTGACCCACAGTCAAATGAGATACTTGGCCAAGATGGTCCAGCTTCAGCACATAATGCACGATCGTTTGAATTATAGTCACATCTTTTGCGCCGAGGTTCATCGCATATCCTTAGAGTTCAGCCACAGCTACTACGGCTTACGGTCCTGCGACGTCGCCATAAACATGGCACCTGCCAGTAGCTTCGGGTTCCAACTCTTAGATTCATTCTGCAAAAAGACCGACAAGGAACTCGAGGAGATCTAG
- the LOC117142103 gene encoding zinc finger protein 888: MGRKSRKTKSLCQNTIEHEPDPEDTNEQMIKNTEHINDRTQNFIKTEDPTDLSYSQTGLYEVVMLDANDLIKEEFALEDPNAEEHNQEDEEEISYQLAGPPKMCSKCLEAFPIDNFSSHTCRDINADRFSCKICPRKFRYKSLLVVHLKSHVRRQKGESIPELDLAKPTASRTKPNFELSYSPTPRWKISRRRAGMLKRDEMRVHEQRLCLYCPIAFSNESHLEKHLRDHHAERLYTSELITPDFETDASERICVKLDADETVLSV, encoded by the exons ATGGGAAGAAAATCCAGAAAAACAAAGTCACTGTGTCAAAACACCATCGAACATGAACCGGACCCTGAAGACACAAATGAACAAATGATAAAGAATACAGAACATATTAATGATAGAACtcaaaatttcataaaaacGGAAGATCCCACCGATTTATCTTATTCCCAGACTGGCTTATACGAGG TGGTTATGCTAGATGCTAATGATCTGATTAAGGAGGAGTTCGCCCTGGAGGATCCGAATGCGGAAGAGCACAATCAAGAAGACGAGGAAGAGATAAGCTATCAATTGGCTGGCCCGCCAAAAATGTGTTCTAAGTGCTTGGAGGCTTTTCCCATCGACAACTTTTCATCTCACACATGCAGGGACATTAATGCCGATCGATTCAGCTGCAAAATCTGCCCTCGAAAGTTTCGTTACAAGTCTTTGCTGGTCGTACACTTAAA AAGCCACGTCAGACGGCAAAAGGGCGAGAGCATACCGGAACTGGATTTAGCGAAACCCACAGCCTCCAGGACCAAGCCCAACTTCGAGTTAAGCTACTCACCCACTCCAAGGTGGAAGATATCTCGTCGGAGAGCTGGGATGCTGAAGCGCGACGAAATGCGTGTGCATGAACAACGCCTGTGCCTCTATTGCCCCATTGCCTTCTCAAACGAATCGCACCTGGAGAAGCACCTGAGGGATCACcatgctgagcgcctttatacAAGCGAATTAATAACCCCAGATTTCGAGACTGATGCCTCAGAACGGATATGTGTCAAATTAGACGCAGATGAAACAGTATTAAGCGTTTAG
- the LOC117142100 gene encoding cullin-1, producing the protein MNRHDRINDYINSMADLSKNILQVVNQIFDDDSSFDAQKLMHLYHLIYKQCTERNWNAPAQNNGRTLYIFLSDFLKERLQNIAMEMENRFDDVKPIRLIAKYVEHWVPYQRACEKLDLACYHFNRNWVKQERFEGDKNTYPIYRLAMMSWKKLVFEPSITILTAIRQILSQMTREDNKSLVYQVLQSIVELYANDEYQDVSLSSRIDKIFIDKVMDFYKSTTLHEFQKILVSNDYSDFKHFLKYACLAMPEIEIGKQFKAILKRHLAARLQETIKSLSGKDYIQAILGFRQGPLQQALRDHKRLADIVDEVCADEINREGQKIYPTRLLVTYANELMTKRQESEEAIIDELKQIVMCVEFLSDKDTFIDMYLKALRIRQINETSTSDGAESTMFSLLNKRFGDLETRCLLVQLRDVEQSRIQKSQFEDHLKSKRIKLGFDFRPKCFTNKGGFENFNLTLPDELQQAWEEFRLFYKNSNKSRIVQLNNELSSGEITCHLNQSVFLLEVSTLQMAVLMLFNRHERFTKQELVTALGVDLETLQEALKQIKFLVYSGPFIKVNMDFTSRKRRLILNKRLLTKRRKIEEKCDDLKLRRDKQVDAAIVRIMKGKKELEYSQLISHVYEELKDRVKPQVSSIKERIDDLVKREYLERCDNNIYRYL; encoded by the exons ATGAATCGGCATGACAGAATAAATGATTACATTAACTCTATGGCAGACCtgagcaaaaatattttgcaagtaGTGAACCAGATCTTCGATGATGACTCTTCCTTTGATGCCCAAAAGCTCATGCACTTATACCACCTCATTTACAAGCAGTGCACGGAGCGCAATTGGAATGCTCCAGCCCAGAATAACGGGAGAACTCTATACATTTTTCTATCCGACTTCCTGAAGGAGCGGCTACAAAATATAGCAATGGAAATGGAGAACCGATTCGACGACGTCAAACCGATTCGACTGATCGCCAAATATGTAGAGCACTGGGTGCCCTATCAAAGGGCATGCGAGAAACTGGACCTAGCTTGCTACCACTTCAACCGCAACTGGGTGAAACAGGAGCGGTTTGAGGGAGACAAAAATACGTATCCGATATATCGCTTGGCCATGATGAGCTGGAAGAAACTTGTCTTCGAGCCCAGCATCACGATTCTCACCGCCATTAGGCAGATTTTGAGTCAGATGACCAGGGAAGACAATAAATCATTGGTATACCAGGTGCTCCAATCCATTGTGGAACTGTATGCCAACGATGAGTACCAAGACGTGTCCTTGTCTTCCAGGATAGACAAAATTTTCATTGATAAGGTGATGGATTTTTACAAGTCAACGACGTTGCACGAATTCCAAAAGATCCTCGTATCCAATGACTACAGCGATTTCAAGCATTTCCTTAAGTACGCATGCCTAGCCATGCCAGAAATTGAGATTGGGAAACAATTTAAGGCAATACTAAAAAGACACCTCGCTGCGAGGCTGCAGGAGACCATTAAATCATTATCAGGCAAGGATTATATCCAAGCCATCTTGGGATTTCGTCAGGGTCCTTTGCAGCAGGCATTGCGGGACCACAAACGATTGGCGGACATCGTGGATGAGGTGTGCGCGGACGAAATTAACAGAGAGGGCCAGAAAATTTACCCCACCCGTCTGCTTGTCACATATGCCAACGAACTTATGACCAAAAGGCAGGAGTCCGAGGAAGCAATTATTGATGAACTTAAACAGATCGTTATGTGCGTGGAGTTTTTAAGCGATAAGGACACATTTATAGATATGTATTTGAAAGCACTTCGGATTCGACAAATCAATGAGACATCCACCTCGGACGGCGCTGAGTCCACAATGTTTTCCCTGCTGAATAAAAGGTTTGGAGACCTTGAAACTAGATGTCTATTGGTGCAGTTAAGAGATGTAGAACAGTCGAGGATCCAAAAAAGTCAGTTTGAAGACCACTTGAAAAGCAAGCGGATCAAGTTAGGATTCGATTTTCGTCCAAAATGCTTCACGAATAAGGGGGGTTTTGAGAATTTTAACCTCACGTTGCCCGACGAACTGCAGCAAGCTTGGGAGGAATTTCGTCTGTTTTACAAAAATAGCAATAAGTCACGAATTGTACAACTTAATAACGAATTATCCTCTGGTGAGATAACCTGTCATTTAAATCAGTCGGTCTTTCTTCTCGAGGTGAGCACTTTGCAAATGGCCGTTCTGATGCTATTCAATCGGCATGAACGATTCACGAAGCAGGAATTGGTGACTGCTTTGGGCGTCGATCTGGAGACCCTCCAAGAG GCATTGAAACAGATTAAGTTTCTGGTTTATAGTGGACCATTTATAAAAGTAAACATGGACTTTACAAGCCGGAAACGCCGACTTATCCTCAATAAGCGCCTGCTCACCAAAAGGAGAAAGATCGAAGAGAAATGCGATGATTTGAAATTACGGCGAGACAAGCAAGTGGATGCTGCAATAGTGCGCATTATGAAAGGTAAAAAGGAACTGGAATACTCACAATTAATTTCACACGTTTATGAGGAGCTTAAAGACCGGGTAAAGCCACAAGTGAGTTCTATCAAGGAAAGAATTGACGACCTGGTGAAGCGTGAATATTTGGAACGTTGTGATAATAATATCTACAGATATTTGTAG
- the LOC117142099 gene encoding MICAL-like protein 1 — translation MSDRRGTKVGTGTKALEYWCRVVTQGYNGVKVENMTTSWRNGLAFCAIIHHFRPDLIDFDRLKADDIYENNDLAFTTAEKYLGIPALLDAADMVSYEVPDRLSILTYLSQFYKVLGKSLKHPKPEEPLGEEGEPPQKVMHIVGMPRRDKCQKCELPVFLAERVLVGKRAYHRTCLKCARCSSLLTPGSFYETEVNNIYCCETCPDEESEPESDILKLKTTTTDSPNDKQIMAQSSDYSESEDKPEDLEDNDIRTTDKPENIQPPSNKDEQNNELTINPVKPILTEEPKISSIPLDEEDSGLIEQNNESTTPVKPAIPEKPKVPTLSLDEEQHAGFEQNNDLVVSPEKSIPKEKLKISSVSIYLEDDRLVGDAIHPDNLDKQEAISLNNTSDSLIPESQEAPIPESNTQVAIKPEDNISSRTENKIFSNTESCSKQEGDITKQMDLESPKDKVIETKSSETDYPEDLNPFKDDDSSKGANPFDSSDDEVELLKAVPAQQSKGKVVPPRPPPPKIGLSSISKPSEKPHSSPTLSQGKKMPMPTPRISISKPQTPAKQLTHQGQKSSISSSSSEHLNSMRTFDRGADNRGSSISLPSANGPRKPLRASVGSPLRSEESSPTTSLSSITSPMRKKRQAPLPPIQTDFESDPGFSKLSDEQKALLHTQLKAPSLGDSTRRLIPLDQSLLSDEATESSNYDESLSTSNADEEVNVVYRRILVPPTQPENTIEHNKEDQKSPIVYNDFDRNVSPLGHNKSTHGKWKRRKGPAPAVPIPPRKVLQRLPLQEIRHEFEIIAVQQLGLEKQGVILEKMIRDRCERSLDATEADGPESAEVLTNSKEVEDLILQLFELVNEKNELFRRQAELMYLRRQHRLEQEQADIEHEIRVLMGQPEHNKTDSDKAHEEVLINRLVKVVEMRNEVIDSLETDRVREAREDMSIKNRLHIYNSEREEPPAHPRSADKSSKKLSKKERKKLKEENKLGKGKKSDLDKDVDETEQAPALEKVKKKRNLFFLKM, via the coding sequence ATGTCTGATCGTCGTGGCACAAAAGTTGGAACTGGTACGAAGGCTTTGGAGTACTGGTGCCGAGTTGTGACCCAAGGATATAATGGGGTCAAGGTGGAGAACATGACCACTTCCTGGCGAAATGGACTTGCCTTTTGCGCCATAATACACCACTTTCGGCCTGACCTTATAGACTTTGACCGACTTAAAGCAGACGATATCTATGAGAACAACGATTTGGCCTTTACAACGGCCGAGAAATATTTGGGAATTCCCGCACTGCTCGATGCAGCTGACATGGTTTCGTATGAAGTACCTGATAGACTCTCCATACTAACGTATTTATCCCAGTTTTACAAGGTGCTCGGCAAGAGCCTGAAGCACCCGAAGCCAGAGGAGCCGCTTGGCGAAGAGGGTGAGCCACCGCAAAAAGTAATGCACATTGTTGGAATGCCCCGCCGTGATAAGTGCCAGAAATGCGAGCTTCCGGTTTTTCTTGCCGAAAGGGTCCTCGTCGGAAAACGGGCTTATCATCGCACATGCTTGAAATGTGCAAGATGTTCGTCATTACTCACACCCGGGAGTTTTTACGAAACGGAGGTCAATAATATATACTGTTGCGAGACTTGCCCCGATGAAGAAAGTGAACCGGAATCTGACATTTTAAAGTTAAAGACAACCACTACTGATTCTCCGAATGATAAACAAATAATGGCACAAAGTTCTGATTACTCTGAATCTGAAGATAAACCCGAAGACCTGGAAGATAACGATATACGTACTACTGATAAGCCTGAAAACATCCAACCGCCGTCCAACAAAGATGAACAAAATAATGAACTAACTATTAATCCGGTAAAGCCTATATTAACAGAGGAACCTAAAATCTCTTCTATTCCACTGGACGAAGAAGATAGCGGCCTTATTGAACAAAATAATGAATCAACAACTCCTGTAAAACCCGCTATACCAGAGAAACCAAAAGTCCCTACTCTTTCACTAGACGAAGAACAACATGCTGGCTTTGAACAAAACAATGACCTTGTGGTTAGTCCGGAAAAGAGCATCCCAAAAGAGAAACTTAAAATTTCTTCGGTCTCAATATATCTTGAAGATGATCGCCTTGTTGGTGATGCAATACATCCGGATAATTTGGATAAACAAGAAGCTATTAGTTTGAACAATACATCAGATTCACTCATTCCAGAATCACAGGAAGCACCGATTCCTGAAAGTAACACTCAAGTAGCCATTAAACCAGAAGACAATATAAGCTCGCGtacagaaaataaaattttctcAAACACAGAAAGCTGCTCTAAGCAGGAAGGTGATATTACAAAACAAATGGATCTCGAGTCTCCCAAGGACAAGGTAATTGAGACAAAATCATCTGAAACTGACTATCCAGAGGATCTAAATCCCTTTAAAGATGATGACTCATCTAAAGGTGCAAACCCATTCGACAGCTCTGATGATGAAGTGGAGCTTCTTAAAGCCGTTCCAGCCCAACAAAGCAAAGGAAAAGTTGTACCGCCCCGTCCACCGCCACCTAAAATTGGCCTTTCATCCATCTCCAAACCGTCAGAGAAAccacattccagccctacactTTCGCAAGGGAAAAAAATGCCGATGCCAACACCGAGAATATCTATATCAAAACCCCAGACTCCAGCAAAACAATTGACGCATCAAGGCCAGAAAAGTAGTATTTCCTCTTCGTCTTCGGAACATTTGAATAGCATGAGAACGTTCGATCGTGGAGCAGATAACCGTGGCTCAAGCATCTCCTTGCCATCTGCAAATGGGCCTCGCAAGCCACTTCGCGCCTCAGTGGGGAGTCCGCTTCGAAGCGAAGAATCGAGTCCCACCACCAGTCTTAGCTCTATTACCTCTCCGATGCGAAAGAAGCGCCAGGCACCTTTGCCCCCAATACAGACGGACTTTGAGAGTGATCCTGGATTTTCAAAGTTATCCGACGAACAAAAGGCATTGTTGCACACTCAGCTTAAGGCCCCAAGTCTGGGTGATTCAACCAGAAGACTAATACCACTTGACCAGAGTCTGCTATCCGATGAGGCAACCGAGTCGAGTAACTACGACGAGAGCTTAAGTACATCCAATGCCGACGAGGAAGTAAATGTGGTATACCGACGCATTTTGGTGCCGCCAACTCAGCCCGAAAACACTATTGAACATAACAAGGAGGATCAAAAGTCGCCTATCGTGTATAACGACTTCGATAGAAACGTAAGCCCATTGGGGCACAATAAATCCACTCATGGGAAATGGAAGAGGCGAAAGGGACCAGCACCAGCGGTTCCAATACCACCGCGCAAAGTCTTACAAAGGCTGCCGCTGCAAGAAATTCGCCACGAGTTCGAAATTATTGCCGTACAACAGCTGGGTCTGGAGAAACAAGGAGTTATTCTGGAGAAAATGATCAGGGATCGCTGTGAGCGTTCCTTAGATGCCACCGAAGCTGATGGTCCCGAATCAGCAGAAGTGCTCACCAACTCTAAGGAAGTGGAAGATCTTATATTGCAACTGTTCGAGCTGGTCAACGAGAAAAACGAATTGTTCCGCAGACAAGCGGAGCTGATGTACCTTCGACGTCAGCATCgcctggagcaggagcaggcgGACATAGAGCATGAGATACGAGTATTAATGGGGCAACCGGAGCACAACAAAACCGATTCGGATAAAGCCCATGAGGAAGTATTAATCAATCGCCTTGTGAAGGTGGTTGAAATGCGTAACGAAGTAATTGATAGCCTAGAGACTGACCGAGTTCGCGAGGCGCGAGAGGATATGAGCATCAAGAATAGACTTCATATCTACAATTCTGAGCGCGAGGAACCACCAGCACATCCGAGAAGCGCTGACAAATCATCCAAAAAGCTATCCAAAAAGGAACGAAAAAAGCTTAAGGAGGAAAATAAGCTGGGCAAGGGCAAAAAGTCGGACCTTGACAAGGACGTCGATGAGACCGAACAGGCACCTGCTTTGGAAAAGGTTAAAAAGAAGCGAAACTTGttctttttgaaaatgtag
- the LOC117142105 gene encoding 10 kDa heat shock protein, mitochondrial, with amino-acid sequence MAAAIKKIIPMLDRILIQRAEALTKTKGGIVLPEKSVGKVLEGTVLAVGPGTRNASTGNHIPIGVKEGDRVLLPEFGGTKVNLEGDQKELFLFRESDILAKLE; translated from the exons ATG GCCGCCGCTATCAAGAAGATCATCCCCATGCTGGACCGCATCCTAATCCAGCGGGCCGAGGCGCTGACCAAGACGAAAGGAGgcattgttttgccagagaaATCGGTGGGCAAAGTGCTTGAAGGCACCGTTCTGGCCGTTGGCCCTGGCACCCGTAATGCC TCCACTGGCAACCACATTCCCATTGGCGTGAAGGAGGGCGATCGTGTTCTGCTGCCCGAATTCGGTGGCACCAAGGTGAACCTGGAGGGTGACCAGAAGGAGCTGTTCCTCTTCCGCGAGTCCGACATCCTGGCCAAATTGGAGTAG
- the LOC117142104 gene encoding 39S ribosomal protein L20, mitochondrial, translating into MVFLNLPMLVRSRGPDEFWRKRRIFKLAAHYRSRTRNVYSFAIRSVHRALAYATKGRKLKKLDMAQLWSTRVEAGCQQYGVGLETFKEGLARSDILLNKKVLSDLAIWEPRSFEALVKISRERAAVEGMPDIKRRSAFNQVYGLSNLKLD; encoded by the exons ATGGTCTTCCTGAATCTGCCCATGCTAGTGCGGTCCCGTGGTCCGGACGAATTCTGGCGGAAGAGGCGCATTTTCAAGCTGGCAGCG CATTATAGAAGCCGCACTCGCAATGTCTACTCCTTCGCCATCCGGAGTGTCCATAGGGCACTGGCCTACGCCACCAAGGGGCGAAAGCTAAAGAAACTGGACATGGCACAACTGTGGAGCACACGCGTGGAGGCGGGTTGTCAGCAGTATGGAGTAGGTCTGGAAACCTTCAAGGAGGGCCTCGCGCGCTCCGATATTCTGCTCAACAA AAAAGTCCTATCCGACCTCGCCATTTGGGAGCCGCGATCTTTTGAAGCTCTAGTGAAGATCTCTCGAGAGCGGGCGGCTGTGGAGGGAATGCCGGACATCAAACGGAGATCGGCATTTAATCAGGTCTATGGACTGAGCAACCTGAAGTTGGATTAA